A section of the Malus sylvestris chromosome 17, drMalSylv7.2, whole genome shotgun sequence genome encodes:
- the LOC126609844 gene encoding auxin-responsive protein IAA21-like: MSRPLELDYIGLTETSSSPMERSSEKISSSTSSTFSSTTAEEKRTSSSAINLRETELRLGLPGSHFPDRKKLSGVSIFGKDLEDNNKPNGCSPNPPKNPVSGAKRGFSDAIDGCEKWVFSMGNGSEVDVGKAAVLGSPLSKKEVSSVPLLPKPSAQLEKKKPQASEHAAAPPAAKAQVVGWPPIRSFRKNSMASNLAKNNDDAEGKQGSGCLYVKVGMDGAPYLRKVDLKTYNNYTELSMALEKMFSCFTIGQSSCNGLPERDGLSASRLMDLLNGSEFVLTYEDRDDDWMLVGDVPWQMFTETCRRLRIMKGSEAIGLAPRAVEKCKNRN; the protein is encoded by the exons atgtctAGGCCACTGGAGCTTGATTACATAGGCCTAACAGAGACTTCATCTTCTCCAATGGAAAGAAGCTCTGAGAAGATTTCATCTTCCACTTCCTCTACCTTCTCTTCCACAACAGCTGAGGAAAAGAGGACCTCCTCCTCTGCTATCAACCTCAGGGAGACTGAGCTCAGGCTCGGCCTTCCTGGTTCCCACTTCCCTGACAGAAAAAAACTGTCAGGGGTCTCAATTTTTGGGAAAGATTTGGAGGACAACAACAAGCCAAATGGGTGTTCtccaaatcctccaaagaaCCCTGTGTCAGGGGCAAAAAGGGGATTCTCCGACGCCATTGATGGGTGTGAGAAATGGGTTTTCTCCATGGGTAATGGATCTGAGGTTGATGTGGGTAAAGCAGCAGTGTTGGGTTCTCCATTATCCAAGAAAGAGGTTTCTTCTGTTCCTCTGCTACCAAAGCCATCAGCTcagttggagaagaagaagcctCAGGCCTCTGAGCATGCTGCTGCTCCTCCTGCTGCCAA GGCACAGGTGGTGGGATGGCCCCCAATTCGATCGTTTCGGAAGAACTCCATGGCCTCTAATTTGGCAAAGAACAACGACGATGCTGAGGGCAAACAAGGGTCCGGGTGCCTGTATGTGAAGGTTGGCATGGATGGTGCTCCGTACCTACGAAAGGTTGACCTTAAAACGTACAACAACTACACTGAACTTTCCATGGCTCTGGAGAAGATGTTTAGCTGCTTCACCATTG GGCAGAGCAGTTGTAATGGACTTCCGGAGCGAGATGGTCTGAGCGCGAGTCGTCTGATGGATCTTCTCAACGGTTCTGAATTTGTTCTGACTTATGAGGACAGGGATGATGACTGGATGCTTGTTGGTGATGTTCCTTGGCA GATGTTCACAGAGACCTGTAGGAGGCTGAGGATCATGAAGGGTTCCGAAGCAATCGGGCTAG CTCCAAGGGCCGTGGAGAAATGCAAGAACCGGAACTAA
- the LOC126611887 gene encoding uncharacterized protein LOC126611887 — MAMKVAMTVACGVGDGDGGSNNYKGMWKRRWQQRGGYGDSDGGCSGGGGGNDGNNYDNNNNNDGNGNGSCSCGARGGDYGCGCDSNGGGGGVVGSGNECGGSGGGDVRLVAIVVGGHFVPQE, encoded by the exons ATGGCAATGAAAGTAGCAATGACGGTGGCATGTGGGGTTGGCGATGGTGATGGTGGCAGCAACAATTATAAGGGTATG TGGAAGAGGCGGTGGCAGCAGCGTGGTGGTTATGGTGATAGTGATGGCGGTtgcagtggtggtggtggtggcaatgATGGTAACAATTAtgacaacaataacaacaatgaTGGTAATGGTAATGGTAGTTGTAGTTGTGGTGCTCGTGGTGGCGATTATGGTTGTGGTTGTGACAGcaacggtggtggtggtggtgtcgtTGGTAGTGGCAACGAATGTGGTGGTAGTGGCGGTGGTGATGTAAGGTTAGTGGCTATAGTGGTAGGTGGTCACTTTGTTCCCCAAGAGTAA
- the LOC126609846 gene encoding protein THYLAKOID ASSEMBLY 8, chloroplastic — MHLLPPPPSCSSPLASMASSMHTNATHFLSPKPVAQTPTRSTTRVSIRCGPRDNRGPLVKGRVLSIEAIQAVQTLKRAQRSDPAQFPALVSKTLSRLIKADLVAALRELLRQDQCHLALQVFSAVRSEYPPDLSVYAEMALALARNEMGEDMDRLICDLETESGVQWGSDKGLIRLIRAVIGADRRESTVRIYKMLKRNGWGSTGFEADEYMVRVLSKGLRRLGEVGLADEVDLKFGSLLKGSLENSSV; from the coding sequence ATGCACCTTTTACCACCTCCACCTTCTTGCTCTTCTCCACTCGCATCCATGGCTTCCTCAATGCACACGAACGCAACCCACTTCCTCTCACCCAAACCAGTCGCACAGACACCTACCCGCTCCACAACCCGCGTTTCCATACGGTGCGGTCCACGCGACAACCGTGGACCTTTGGTCAAAGGCCGGGTCCTCAGCATCGAGGCCATCCAAGCCGTTCAAACCCTCAAACGGGCGCAAAGATCCGACCCGGCCCAATTCCCCGCCCTTGTCTCCAAAACCCTCTCCCGCCTGATCAAAGCCGACCTCGTCGCCGCTCTTAGGGAGCTTCTACGTCAGGACCAGTGCCACCTGGCCCTCCAAGTCTTCTCCGCCGTCCGATCGGAATACCCGCCCGACTTATCCGTTTACGCTGAGATGGCGCTGGCGCTGGCGAGAAATGAGATGGGGGAGGACATGGACCGTTTGATTTGTGATCTGGAGACAGAGAGTGGGGTCCAGTGGGGCAGCGATAAGGGGCTGATAAGGTTGATCAGGGCCGTTATTGGGGCGGATAGGAGGGAATCAACGGTCAGGATTTACAAGATGCTGAAGAGGAATGGGTGGGGGTCCACTGGGTTTGAAGCGGATGAGTATATGGTTAGGGTTTTGAGTAAGGGATTGAGGAGACTTGGGGAGGTTGGGTTGGCTGATGAGGTTGATTTGAAATTCGGGAGCCTTTTGAAGGGTAGTCTGGAGAATTCAAGTGTATAA
- the LOC126609843 gene encoding peroxisome biogenesis protein 2-like produces the protein MSSSSSSNVRPPAQDAWLHAYKSLHPQWQSISHSHQSIIPISISRVNQFDAGRLDIEMSAMLKEQLVKVFSLMKPGMLFQYEAELDAFLEFLIWRFSIWVDKPTPGIALMNLRYRDDRAVESRGKVRTGLEGPGLTVAQKLWYCVATVGGQYIWARVQSFSAFRRWGDSEQRSVARGAWILIQRIEGLYKAASFGNLLLFLYTGRYRNLIERVLRARLVYGSPNMNRAVSFEYMNRQLVWNEFSEMLLLLLPLLNSSSMKKLLSPFSKDKSSSSKEDDLTCPICQSSPTVPFLALPCEHRYCYYCLRTRCAAVPAFRCSRCNEAVVAMQRHVGQPKQ, from the exons ATGAGTAGTAGCAGTAGTAGTAATGTTCGACCACCAGCACAAGACGCTTGGCTTCACGCTTACAAGTCCTTACATCCTCAGTGGCAATCCATCTCTCACTCCCACCAG TCAataatcccaatttcaatatcTAGAGTTAACCAATTCGATGCTGGAAGGCTGGACATTGAAATGTCAGCCATGTTGAAGGAACAGTTGGTTAAGGTCTTCTCCTTAATGAAG CCAGGAATGCTATTTCAATATGAAGCAGAACTTGATGCCTTCCTCGAATTTCTTATCTGGCGGTTCTCAATTTGGGTGGATAAACCTACTCCAGGAATCGCTCTCATGAATCTGAGGTATAGAGACGATCGTGCTGTGGAATCAAGAGGAAAAG TCAGAACGGGTTTGGAAGGACCTGGACTTACAGTTGCACAGAAGCTTTGGTATTGTGTTGCTACTGTTGGTGGTCAATACATATGGGCACGTGTGCAATCATTTTCTGCTTTCCGTAGGTGGGGCGATTCTGAACag AGGTCAGTGGCACGAGGAGCATGGATTCTGATACAACGTATAGAAGGACTTTACAAAGCTGCCTCATTTGGCAACCTGCTTTTATTTCTTTACACAGGAAG GTATAGGAATCTAATTGAAAGAGTTTTAAGAGCTAGGCTGGTCTATGGAAGCCCTAATATGAACAGAGCAGTTAGCTTTGAGTACATGAACCGCCAGTTAGTATGGAATGAATTCTCG GAGATGTTATTGCTACTACTTCCTCTTCTAAACTCATCCTCTATGAAAAAACTTCTTAGTCCATTTTCGAAAGATAAATCATCGAGTTCAAAGGAGGATGACCTTACTTGCCCCATTTGCCAGTCCAGTCCAACCGTTCCCTTTCTCGCTCTTCCGTGCGAGCACAG ATACTGTTATTACTGCCTTAGGACGCGGTGTGCTGCAGTCCCAGCTTTCCGATGTTCCAGATGCAACGAGGCCGTGGTTGCAATGCAGCGGCATGTTGGCCAGCCAAAGCAATGA